One window of Myxococcus xanthus genomic DNA carries:
- a CDS encoding amidohydrolase family protein: MKRLTSSLLAVLLLPAAPMAAQQAPAKPPAVRQDPPRPAPDTKDAARDAARAAEVDAPRPPSGEAAQKAEKEGGDTWKVDAPGFPARQVNIDVTEGTWMNVDVSPRGDEIVFDLLGDIYVLPMGGGEAKALTSGVAWDMQPRFSPDGKRIVFTSDRGGGDNIWVVDRDGSNARAVTEEKFRLLNSPAWSPDGQFIVARKHFTARRSLGAGEVWMYHRAGGEGVQLTERTNDQKDLGEPAFSPDGRHVYFSQDVSPGKSFEYNKDPNGQIYAIQRLDLETKEIEPFITGPGGAIRPTPSRDGKQLAFVRRVRAKSVLYVTDVASGAERPLYDGLDRDMQETWAIHGVYPGMAWTPDNKAIVFWAGGKLHRIDVATKKVTPIAFRVRGTRTIFEAVRSPQAVAPERFSTKMLRWVQVSPKGDRVVYQALGKLYVKQLPAGTPRRLTKQDDHLEFYPSFSRDGRSIVYTTWDDEKLGTIRVVPTTGGEGKVLTQQPGYYVEPALSPDGKTLVYRASGDGYLMPGLWSRNTGLFAMPAGGGAPKRLARDGEQPHFGARSDRVYFLHVEHKEKEDVRSLKSIGLSGSEERTHLTSAEATELRVSPDERWVAFRENFNAFVVPFALGAKSATVGPGAKALPLAKVSRDAGEYLHWSGDSQRLHWALGPELFTRALKESFAFIDGAPEKLPEAPEKGVDLSFPVKADVPEGTLALVGGRVITMKGDEVIEQGVVVVRNNRIVAVGPVGKVQVPSGAKVVDVKGKTLMPGLIDVHWHGAMGMDGLMPEQSWVHASSLAFGVTTLHDPSNTSEEVFAASELARAGGVVAPRIFSTGTILYGASGAGYRAPIETVDDARSHLRRMKAMGAFSVKSYNQPRRDQRQKVLQAARELDMLVVPEGGSLLQHNLTMVVDGHTGVEHAIPVARIYADVKQLWGKSGTGYTPTLGVAYGGVWGENYWYQKTNVWEDERLLSFVPRRVVDARSRRPSMHVPDDEFNHFAAATVARELSDAGVSVQLGAHGQREGLAAHWEVWMFGHGGMKPLQALRSATLSGARYLGLDGEIGSLEEGKLADLIVLDGNPLQDLKHSRSVRYTMVNGRLYDAATLNEVGTRQRTRAKFFFEKDGNEGWSPKATEHTHTHACD, translated from the coding sequence GTGAAACGACTGACCTCCTCCCTCCTCGCCGTCCTGCTGCTGCCCGCCGCGCCCATGGCCGCGCAGCAGGCTCCGGCGAAGCCTCCCGCGGTCCGGCAGGACCCGCCACGGCCGGCACCCGACACGAAGGACGCCGCGCGCGACGCGGCCCGCGCCGCCGAGGTAGACGCCCCGCGTCCGCCGTCCGGTGAGGCCGCGCAGAAGGCGGAGAAGGAAGGGGGAGACACCTGGAAGGTGGACGCGCCGGGCTTCCCCGCCCGCCAAGTGAACATCGACGTCACCGAGGGCACGTGGATGAACGTGGACGTCAGCCCGCGCGGAGACGAAATCGTCTTCGACCTGCTGGGGGACATCTACGTGCTGCCCATGGGCGGCGGCGAAGCGAAGGCACTGACGTCCGGCGTCGCATGGGACATGCAGCCGCGCTTCAGCCCGGACGGCAAGCGCATCGTCTTCACCAGTGACCGGGGCGGCGGAGACAACATCTGGGTGGTGGACCGGGACGGCTCGAATGCACGGGCGGTGACGGAGGAGAAGTTCCGCCTGCTCAACAGCCCCGCGTGGAGCCCGGACGGGCAGTTCATCGTGGCGCGCAAGCACTTCACCGCGCGGCGTTCGCTGGGCGCGGGCGAGGTGTGGATGTACCACCGCGCCGGCGGCGAGGGCGTGCAGCTCACCGAGCGCACCAACGACCAGAAGGATTTGGGCGAGCCCGCCTTCTCACCCGACGGGCGCCACGTTTACTTCAGCCAGGACGTCTCGCCGGGGAAGAGCTTCGAATACAACAAGGACCCCAACGGACAGATCTACGCCATCCAGCGGTTGGATTTGGAGACGAAGGAAATCGAGCCCTTCATCACGGGCCCCGGCGGCGCCATCCGCCCCACGCCGTCACGTGACGGCAAGCAGCTGGCCTTCGTCCGCCGGGTGCGCGCCAAGAGCGTGCTCTACGTCACCGACGTGGCGTCCGGCGCGGAGCGCCCGCTGTACGACGGGCTCGACCGGGACATGCAGGAGACGTGGGCCATCCACGGCGTGTATCCGGGCATGGCGTGGACGCCGGACAACAAGGCGATTGTCTTCTGGGCGGGCGGCAAGCTGCACCGCATCGACGTGGCCACGAAGAAGGTGACGCCCATCGCCTTCCGAGTGCGGGGCACGCGCACGATTTTCGAGGCGGTGCGCAGCCCGCAGGCGGTGGCCCCCGAGCGCTTCTCCACGAAGATGCTGCGCTGGGTGCAGGTGTCCCCCAAGGGAGACCGCGTGGTGTACCAGGCGCTGGGTAAGCTGTACGTGAAGCAGCTGCCGGCGGGCACGCCCCGGCGCCTGACGAAGCAGGATGACCACCTGGAGTTCTATCCGTCGTTCTCCCGGGACGGGCGTTCCATCGTCTACACGACATGGGACGACGAGAAGCTGGGCACCATCCGCGTGGTGCCCACCACCGGCGGCGAGGGCAAGGTGCTGACGCAGCAGCCGGGCTACTACGTGGAGCCCGCGCTCAGCCCGGACGGCAAGACGCTGGTGTACCGCGCGTCCGGGGACGGCTACTTGATGCCCGGGCTGTGGAGCCGGAACACGGGCCTGTTCGCCATGCCCGCAGGTGGCGGCGCGCCGAAGCGCCTGGCGCGTGACGGTGAGCAGCCGCACTTCGGCGCGCGCTCGGACCGCGTGTACTTCCTGCACGTGGAACACAAGGAGAAGGAGGACGTCCGCTCCCTGAAGAGCATCGGGCTGAGCGGGAGCGAGGAGCGCACGCACCTGACCAGCGCGGAGGCCACCGAGCTGCGCGTCTCCCCGGACGAGCGGTGGGTGGCGTTCCGGGAGAACTTCAACGCCTTCGTCGTCCCCTTCGCACTGGGCGCGAAGTCGGCCACGGTGGGGCCCGGCGCGAAGGCGCTGCCGCTGGCGAAGGTGAGCCGGGACGCGGGCGAGTACCTGCACTGGTCCGGCGACAGCCAGCGCCTGCATTGGGCGCTGGGGCCCGAGCTCTTCACGCGCGCGCTGAAGGAGAGCTTCGCCTTCATCGACGGTGCGCCGGAGAAGCTGCCGGAGGCGCCGGAGAAGGGCGTGGACCTCTCCTTCCCGGTGAAGGCGGACGTGCCGGAGGGCACGCTGGCCCTGGTGGGGGGCCGCGTCATCACCATGAAGGGTGACGAGGTCATCGAGCAGGGCGTGGTGGTGGTGCGAAACAACCGCATCGTCGCCGTGGGTCCGGTGGGCAAGGTGCAGGTGCCGTCCGGGGCGAAGGTGGTGGATGTGAAGGGCAAGACGTTGATGCCCGGCCTCATCGACGTGCACTGGCATGGGGCCATGGGCATGGACGGGCTGATGCCCGAGCAGAGCTGGGTGCATGCGTCGTCCCTGGCCTTCGGTGTGACGACGCTGCACGACCCGTCGAACACGTCGGAAGAGGTGTTCGCCGCCAGTGAGCTGGCCCGAGCGGGCGGCGTGGTGGCGCCGCGCATCTTCTCCACGGGCACCATCCTCTACGGCGCGTCCGGCGCGGGCTACCGCGCGCCCATTGAAACGGTGGACGACGCGCGCTCGCACCTGCGGCGGATGAAGGCCATGGGAGCCTTCAGCGTGAAGAGCTACAACCAGCCGCGCAGAGACCAGCGGCAGAAGGTGCTCCAGGCGGCGCGCGAGCTGGACATGCTGGTGGTGCCGGAGGGCGGCTCACTGCTCCAGCACAACCTGACGATGGTGGTGGACGGGCACACGGGCGTGGAGCACGCGATTCCGGTGGCGCGCATCTACGCGGACGTGAAGCAGCTGTGGGGCAAGAGCGGCACCGGCTACACGCCGACGCTGGGCGTGGCCTACGGCGGCGTCTGGGGTGAGAATTACTGGTACCAGAAGACGAACGTGTGGGAGGACGAGCGCCTGTTGTCCTTCGTCCCGCGCCGGGTGGTGGATGCGCGCAGCCGTCGGCCGTCCATGCACGTGCCGGACGACGAGTTCAACCACTTCGCCGCCGCCACCGTGGCGCGCGAGCTGAGTGACGCGGGCGTGAGCGTGCAGTTGGGCGCGCACGGCCAGCGAGAAGGCCTGGCGGCGCACTGGGAGGTCTGGATGTTCGGCCATGGCGGGATGAAGCCGCTCCAGGCGCTGCGCTCGGCGACGCTGAGTGGGGCGCGCTACCTGGGCCTGGACGGGGAGATTGGCTCGCTGGAAGAGGGCAAGCTGGCGGACCTCATCGTGCTGGATGGCAATCCCTTGCAGGACCTCAAGCACAGCCGCTCGGTGCGCTACACCATGGTGAACGGGCGCCTGTACGACGCGGCCACGCTCAACGAGGTGGGGACGCGCCAGCGCACGCGCGCGAAGTTCTTCTTCGAGAAGGACGGGAACGAAGGCTGGAGCCCCAAGGCCACGGAGCACACGCACACGCACGCGTGCGACTGA